Below is a window of Pseudomonadota bacterium DNA.
TCATCAACCATGGTACGGAGCCGTTTGTGATCGAGCACGGCATGCGCATCGCGCAGATGGTCATCGCGCCCTACACCCGCGCGGCGTTCACCGAAGTGCTGGAGCTGCCCACTTCCGAACGCGGCACCGGCGGCTTTGGTTCGACCGGCACGGGCTCCGCGAAAAAATCCGCAGGCGCGTAATGCTAGTCCCCTCGAAAAAAATCTTCTACGCAATCGAGGCCGTGCTTTATATCGCGTATAACACCAAGGCCGGGCCGGTCTCGGGTGGTGACATCGCGGCGGCGCAAGCCCTGCCCACCCGCTACCTCGAGCCGATGATGCAAAAGCTCGTGCGCGTCGGCATTCTGAAAGGCGTGCGCGGCCCGCAAGGCGGCTATATCCTTGGCCGGGAGCGCCGCCGCATCAGCCTTGCCGATATCTGCGATACGCTGGCTGAGGATGCTGACCTGCCCACCGGCGCGACCGCGTTTGGTGATAAAATCCTCCGCCCCACCGCCACGGAACTGATGGCCCGCTGGCGCGAACAGCTGGGCACTGTCACCATCGCCACGCTGTGCGAACGCGCGACGGAGCAGCGCATTCCCACCGCCCACGAAACCGCAAACGATTTCACGATCTAGGAGCCGCCATGACCAGCAATGCTATTGATACACTCGACGGGCCACGCGGCCGCACCTATGGCAGCATCATCGAAACCATCGGCCACACGCCGCTGGTGCGCCTCAACCGCATCGCAGCGGAAGCAGGCGCGCTGGCAACCGTGTTTGCTAAGCTCGAATTTTTTAACCCGCTTTCCTCGATAAAAGACCGCATTGCACTGTCGATGATCGAGGCGGCGGAAAATGACGGCACCCTGAAACCCGGCAGCATTCTGGTGGAGCCGACCTCGGGCAACACCGGTATTGCGTTGGCGTTTGTCTGCGCGGCGAAGGGCTATAAGCTGATCCTCACCATGCCGGAATCGATGTCGCTGGAGCGCCGCAAAATGCTGAAATTCCTCGGCGCGGAGCTGGAGCTGACCCCCGCCCCCAAAGGCATGCGCGGCGCGATTGAGAAGGCGGAAGAAATCATCGCCAGCAACCCCAATGCCGTCATGCTGCAGCAGTTCAAAAACCCGGCGAACCCAGCCATCCACGTCACCACCGGGCGGGAAATCTGGGAAGATACGGCAGGCGCGGTCGATGTGTTTATTGCCGGTGTGGGCACTGGCGGCTCCGTCACCGGGGTTGGTAAATATCTGAAAGAGAAAAAGCCCGGCGTGCGCATCATCGCCATCGAGCCGGAAGACAGTCCGGTGCTTTCGGGCGGCAACCCCGGCCCGCATAAAATCCAGGGCATCGGCGCGGGCTTTGTGCCCGATGTGCTCGATCGCGATGTGGTCGATGAAGTTATCACCATCAGCAACGCCACCGCGTTTGCGACCGCTAAGGCCGTCGCCCGGCTGGATGGGATTCCGGCGGGCATTTCATCCGGCGCCACTATCGCCGCCGCGCTCGAAGTCGCCAAGCGGCCGGAGATGGCGGGTAAAACCATCGTCACCATCGTCGCCTCCCCGGCGGAGCGCTATATCTCGACCGACCTGTTCGCCGATCTGTAAGCCATGCGGCCCGACCACCAGCGCCGCTATGCCCGCCAGATCATGCTGCCCGAGATTGGTGAAGCGGGCCAGCAACGGCTGCTGGATGCGCGGGTGCTGGTCATCGGCGCGGGCGGGCTGGGTGCGGCGCTCATCACCTATCTCGCCGCGGCAGGTGTCGGGCATATCGGCATCATCGATGACGACCGGGTGGAGCTGTCTAACCTGCCGCGCCAGATCATTCATGAAACCGGCGATATCGGCCGCCTGAAGGTGGATTCCGCCAGCGACCGCATCGCGGAGCTGAATCCGGAAATGCAGGTCACCACCTACCCCACCCAGCTCACGCAGGAAAATGCGGCGGGCATCATCGGTGCCTACGACCTCATCGCCGATGGCTGCGATAATTTCGCGACGCGGTTTCTGGTGAATGCCACCTGCATGGCGCTTGGCAAACCGCTGGTCAGCGCCGCCATCGCGGGCTGGGCTGGGCAGGTCATGACCATCGCGCCGCATCTTGCCGCTGGCACTGCCTGCTACCAATGCCTCGTCAACCCCGAGGCACGCGAGGCCAATACCTGCCGCGAGTCCGGCGTCATTGGACCGCTGGCGGGCGTCATCGGTAGCATGCAGGCGCTGGAGGTGATCCGCACCCTGCTCGGCGCGCCCGCCCTCATTGGCCGCATGGCGATTTACGACGGCAAAACCGCCCGCCAGCGCCTCGTCGCCACCACGCGCGACGATCGCTGCCCCATCTGTGCCCGATAGACAGAACCGGGCCAACGGTGCTATGAGTTGCGCCATGAACCGCTTCGCCCTCATCCTCGCTTTGCTTCTTGCCATGCCCGCGCTGGCGGCGGTGGAGCCGTCGATCCTGAATCCCTCCGGCCTGCCGGTGCCGCGCTATGTGTCGCTGAAATCCGATGATGTGAACGTGCGCGTGGGCCCCGGCAAGCGCTACCCGATCCGCTGGGTGTATAAGCGCGCGCATCTGCCGGTCGAAATTGTCGAGGAATTCGCCCACTGGCGCAAAATCCGCGATTATCAGGGCACCACCGGCTGGGTGCATAAAGGCATGGTCGATGGCAAACGCAGCATCATGGTGATGGATAAACCGCAGAACCTCTATGCCGACCCGGAAGCCACCGCCAACCCCATCATGCGCGCGGCACCGCTGGTCATCGGCGATCTCAAGAAATGCGAACCGGACTGGTGCCAGGTTGAAATCCAGAATCGCAAAGCCTGGATCCGCAAGGCCGATATTTGGGGCGTCAGCCGCGAGGAAGTGTTTGGGGACTGATGTATTTTCTCCTGAAAATAGTCATCACCGCATTGGTGGTCGCCACCGTTTCGGAACTCGCGCGGCGTTACAGTGTGTTTGCCGCGCTCATCGCGTCGCTGCCGCTCACCTCGATATTGGCGATGGTCTGGCTGTATGAAGATACGCACGATGTACAAAAAATAAGCGCACTAAGCAGCTCCATTTTCTGGATGGTGCTGCCCTCGTTGCTTTTCTTTCTGGTCTTGCCGCTGCTGCTGCATCATGGCGTCCGGTTTTATCCGGCGCTGCTGATTGCCTGCGCCATCATGGCGGTGGGCTATGCCATCTTCGTCGCGGTAAAAAACCTGGCCGCTTAGGCGCCCGTCATAATCCGTTCCACCAACTCGCCGACGCTTGGCACGTAGCCGTTGCTATAGAACGGGTCGCTGGCGAATTTGTAGGCGTTGTGGCCGGAGAACATGAGGTTATGATCGATCGGCCCGCCGCGGACGATGTCTTGCAGGGTTTTCTGGATGCAGAAGCTGCGCGGATCGGCTTTTTTGCCGGTGGTGAAATCGTCGTGATCCTTCCAGTTGCTGAAGCGGCAATGGGTCAGGCAGCCCATGCAATCCACCTGGTCGGTGTGAATTTCAGCGGCCTTTTCCGGCGTCACGAACATCAGCGTATCATCGGGTGTTTTCATCGCATCGGAATAGCCCAGCGACACCCACTGGTTTGCTTTTTCGAGGTCTTCGGGCGTCACGTAATGCGGGCGTTTGCGCGGCCCGAGCAGGAACGGCTCGGAGCGGTAGCCCTCCTGCTCCATGCTGAACGGGATCTGCCGCTCGTTACGCGCGCGCAGCTCCTTGATGAACGGGTTATTGACCGCCGAGGAATAAAACCCGGTCGGGCTGAAATGGTTGAGGAACACGTCGCCTTCTTTGAGCGTCGGCAGGCGGTTTTTCCATTCTTCGGGGATCGGGCTTTCGCGCGTCAGCAGCGGGCGCGTGCCAAACTGGAAGGCGATCAGCCCGATATCCGGATTTTCGAGCCAGTGCTCCCAATCCTTCAAGTGCCAGGCACCGCCAGCCATGACGATAGGCACATGGTGCAGACCGACTTCGTTCATGAAGCGACGCAGCTCGACCACGCGCGGATACGGATCTTCCGGACGTTGCGGGTCCTCGCTGTTGGACAGGCCGTTATGCCCGCCCGCCAGCCACGGATCTTCATAAACCACGCTGCCCAGCAGCTCGACATATTTGGAATAGGAACGTTTCCACAAGGCGCGGAAGGCGCGCATGGAGGAGATGATCGGGTGATAGTAAACATTGTGCTTCGCGGCCAGTTCGCTGAGGCGATACGGCATGCCCGCGCCACAGGTGACGCCGTGGATGAGGCCCGGAGCGCCTTCAAGAATGCCTTCCATGACGCGATCCGCGCCGCCCATTTCCCACAGGATGTTCATGTGGATGCGGCCTTTGCCGCCGGAAATTTCATGGGCGATTTTAGCGTGCTGGATGCCGGCATGGATGCCGTTTTTGACCAGCTCTTCATGGCGCTCGCGACGGGTCACGCCGTGATAGACCAGCGGCACCACGCTACCATCCGCATTCAGCTCCAATTGGTTGACGGCCGAAATGGTGCCCACCGCGCCCGCTGCCGCGAAGGCGCCCGCGCTAAACCCATTGCTGGCGCCGACCCCTTTGCCGCCCTCGACAATCGGCAGCACTTCGCGCCCCGAGATCATCACCGGTTTCAGTTTCGCCGCAAAGCTATTGGGTGCCGTGGCCGTCATGGTTCGTCCTATGAAAATGAACTGCGCTTATAGGCGGAAATAGTGGGGCTGCCAAATAAATTCACAGGGGTGTTGATGACCACCCACCACGCGCGCCGGGCGATGCCAACCATCGCCACTGAAAAGCGCCCGGCAAGCGAGCCGGGCGAGCCTGCCAAGAGCCCGCGAGAGCGGCGCGCAGCCTTGGTCAGCAGACCAAGGCGAAGCCAGCAATATTAAACGTTGAAGGATTCCCCACACCCGCAGGTGCCTTTGGCATTGGGGTTATTGAACACAAACCCGCTTTTGAATTTATCATCGACAAAATCCATCTGCGTGCCAAGCAGGAACATGACCGCTTTGGGATCGATCAGCACGCGCACGCCTTTATCTTCGACCACTTCATCGAACTTGCCGATCTCGTCGGCATATTCAATTGTGTAGGACAGGCCGGAGCAGCCGCGTGTGCGGATGCCGACCTTGATGCCAACGCTGGGCTTATCGCGTTTGCTGAGCAGCGCCTGAATATGTTCCGCCGCACGGTCGGTGATCTGGACGGCTTTGCCTGTGGTCGAGGTGCGCATGTTAGCTCGCTTTCGCCGCGTCGCTTTCATGCTTGGTTTTATAATCCGCGATGGCGGCTTTGATCGCATCTTCCGCCAGCACCGAGCAGTGGATTTTCACCGGCGGCAGCGCCAGTTCCTGCGCGATTTGCGTGTTCTTGATGGTCATCGCCTCATCCACATGCTTGCCTTTCACCCATTCGGTGACAAGGCTGCTCGATGCAATGGCCGAGCCGCAGCCGAAGGTTTTGAAGCGCGCATCCTCGATCACGCCCGCATCGTTGACGCGGATCTGCAGTTTCATCACATCACCGCAGGCCGGTGCGCCGACAAGGCCGGTGCCAACCGCATCGTCGTTCTTATCGAACGAGCCAACATTGCGCGGGTTTTCGTAGTGATCGACCAATTTTTCTGAATAAGCCATAATGCTCTCCTAGTGTTCTGCCCATTGAATCTTGCTGATATCAATGCCTTCTTGCACCATTTCCCACAGCGGGCTCATGGCGCGGAGTTTCTCGATGCTTCCTGTAACGATTTTAATCGCTTCGTCAATCTCCGCTTCGGTGGTAAAGCGGCCGATGCCAAAACGAATGCTGGTATGCGCGAGCTCCTCGCCCACGCCGATGGCGCGCAGCACGTAGCTTGGCTCCAACGAGGCGCTGGTGCAGGCGGAGCCGCTGCTCACGGCGAGATTTTTGATTGCCATAATCATGCTCTCGCCTTCGATATAGGCGAAGCTGAGATTGATGCAGCCGGGGATGCGTTGTTCGCGGTCGCCGTTCAGGAACACGTCGGGCACATCGTCCATCACCGCTTTCATGAATTTGCCCGCGAGATAGCGGATGCGGGCGTTTTCTTCCTGCATTTCAAGGCCCGCGAGGCGCGCCGCTTCACCGAGGCCGACCACCATCGGCACCGGCAGGGTGCCTGAGCGCATGCCGCGCTCCTGCCCGCCGCCGCTGAACAGCGACTCCAGACGAATCCGCGGACGGCGGCGCACATACAGCGCGCCCACGCCTTTCGGCGCATAAATTTTATGGCCGGAAATGCTCATCAGATCGATGTTCATCGCCTCGACATCCAGCGGAATTTTGCCAAACGCCTGCGCCGCATCCGTATGGAAGAAGACGCCGCGCTCACGCGTGATTTTACCGATTTCAGCGAGTGGCTGGATGACACCCAACTCGTTATTCACCGCCATGATCGAGACCATCAGCGTGTTCTCTTTGATGGCGGCTTTCAGCACATCGAGATCGACCAAGCCGTTGCTTTGCACCGGCAGGTAGGTCACTTCGAACCCATCCATCTCCATGTGGCGCGCGGAATCGAGCACGCATTTATGCTCGGTGACGACGGTGATGATGTGGTTTTTCTTGGTTTTATAAAACGCGCCCACCGCTTTCAGCGCGATGTTGTTGGATTCCGTCGCGCCGGAGGTGAAAATAATTTCCTTCGCATCCGCATGAATGAGGCGCGCCACCTGGGTGCGGGCCAGCTCGCAGGCCTCTTCCGCCTCCCAGCCAAACGCATGGCTGCGCGAGTGCGGATTGCCGAATTTGGTGGTGAAATAGGGCATCATTACCGCCAGCACCCGCGGATCCACTGGCGTGGTCGACTGATAATCCATGAAAATCGGGAATTTCACGTCATTTTCTGCGGGTTTTGTGGTCATGGTCATTCCATACATCATTATGTGGCTGCGGCATAGAATAACATAGTGCGCGAGTCAACTATTTCAACGCCCCAAACCGTTCATTTATGCGGCTTTGCGAGCGAGTCGCAAGTAAGCGAATTTATAGCCAAGCGTCATACGATTGTAACATTCCCCTGCTAACATTCGCGGATGTTTGAAGAATTAGCACAATGGGCAACATCCCTTTTCAGCAAAAGCCAGCCTGATAATGCGGCTGTGATGGCGCGCGCTCAGCAATCCGCCCTTCCCCAGCCAATTGCCGATTTCATCGCCAGCACACGCATGAGCTCGCCACAGCAACTGGCACAAATGGGCATGCTGGCTAACAAAATACCCCCGTGGGAATTCGCGGATTTCTGCCAAAGCATCGCCCTTGGTGTCGAATATGTTCACCGGCATTTTGGCACATGCCCGCGAGCGATTTGCTTTACCGACGACCCCGTGAGCAACATGCGTTATCGACTCTCCGGTCAGACGATCTTTATTCCCCGTCAGGCCGTGAAGGAATTGCTTGATTTACGCTATGCACGCCAGCCCAAAACCGAGCCCTATGTGCTTTCCAGCAATCAAATGGCGACGCTGTATGCGGTTGAGGAAGCCTACCATCATTACCAATATGTCACCAATCCGAAGCGCACGGAAGCGCTTGCGGCCAAGCAACCGCATCCCCCGGGAGATGGGTTCACCAAGGGATATAGCGATAATCCCCTGGAGACAGAGGCCGCGCAGGTTGTGCAGAATGCGCTGAAGGAATTGGGTTTTGATACATACCAGTATCAGATGGTTCCGGGCGCGCGGCCATACCGCTGGCAAGAACATGTAGAACAGGGGCGGCTGCCACACAGCCTCGCGCAATCGCTTCGCTAAGCCGCCGCCTTTGCCAACCGCGCGTAAGCATCCGCCCACGCTGCGGCAAAGGCATCCATCTGCGCGCGCGTGGTGCCCCAGCCCCAGCTAATGCGCAAGGCGGTTTCGGCGATTTCGGGCTTCACCCCCATCGCCAGCAGCGCGCCGGAAGCCGCCACCCGCCCCGACGAACAGGCCGACCCGGCCGAAACCGCGAAACCTGCGAGGTCGAAATGCATGAGCTGCGTTTCGCTTTTCACGCCGGGCATGCTGACGGCCAGCGTGTTGGGCAGGCGCTCGGCACTGGCACCAAAAATCACCGCATCCGGCGCGGCGGCCATGATCGTTTGTTCCAGCATCTGCCGCCATTCTAGCCACTGCGCGGCTTCCGGGCAGTGGGCGACATCGCTCACCAGCTGCGCGAAGCCGACGATGGCGGGCACATTATCCGTCCCGGCGCGGCGCCCAAGCTCCTGCTTGCCGCCGACCATCAGCGGCTTGATGGGTAAATCGCTGCGGATCATCAACGCCCCGGTGCCAACTGGGCCACCGGCTTTATGGGCGCAGAGCGTCAGCATATCGGCAGCGAGTAGCCCCCAATCGAGCGGAATTTTGCCAAGCGCCTGCACCGCGTCGCAATGCAGCAGCGCGCCATGGGCGTGGGCGATGCGGGCGATATCGGCAATCGGCTGGATCACCCCGGTTTCGTTGTTGGCCAGCATCACCGACACCAGCGCCGGGCGGCCAAGGGCCACCAGTTGCTGCTCCAGCAGATCCAACCGCACGATGCCATTTTCATCGACCGCAATGGTCGCTGCACCGAGCAGCGCTCCGGTTTTGGTCAGCGAGGCATGCTCCACCGCCGAGACCAGCAGCGCCCGATCCGAAAAGCCGCGCAGCACGGTGGTGTTGGCTTCTGTCGCCGAGCCGACAAACATCACCTCGTTGGGAAAGGCGCTGAGCGCCGATGCGATGCGCGCCCGTGCATCCTCCAGCAGCTTTTTCGCATGCCGCCCGGCGCTATGCACCGAGGATGGGTTCAGCGGCATGCCGTGCAGCCCCTCCATCGCCGCCAGAACACTGGGACGAATGGGCGCGGTGGCGTTGTAATCGAGGTAGATCATTTGGTGTTCCGTTCTTTCTATTTTTATACCGTCACTTGCCCCATCAACTCCGCAAACATGGTCAGGCCTGCGCTGCTTTTTGCGCGTGGGAATTTTTCCTGCACCTTGCGGCCGCAGACATCGGCGAGGGTGATCGTTTCGAGGTAATGGCTGATTTGCGCGCTGAGGCCTTCCCACAGATCATGCGTCAGGCAGCGGGTTTTGGGGGCCATGCAGCCTTCGTGTTTCTGGCCGTTGCAGCGGGTCATTTTCATCGGTTCTTCGCTCGCCAGCATAATATCGGCGACGCTGAGGCACGCGGGCTCGCGCGCCAGCATATAGCCGCCGCCCGGGCCGCGCACGGATTGCACCAGCCCGGCTTTCTTCAGCCGTGCGAAAATCTGTTCCAGATAGGCCAACGGAATTTCCTGACGCCCGGCAATTGCCGCCAGCCCCACCGGCTTGCCCGGCGGCTGGATCGCCAGGTCCACCATTGCCATCACCGCATAGCGGCCTTTGGTTGAGAGGATCATGCCACCCTCACGCGTCGAACGTGGCGGAAGGCGGCTGGGCCGCGCCACCGAACTGCGCGAGGCGCGCTTCCAGCTGGGTCACCCGTGCTTGCAGCGCCACCATGTCATGCACAGTCGGATCGTTATCGCCCGCGACCGGCGTCCCGTAAGCGGTGAAGCCCTCGTCGGATTTCACCTCCACCACTCGCGCCGGAATGCCGACCATGCTGGCGCCCTCTTCCACATCCTTCACCACCACCGCATTCGCGCCGATGCGCGCGCGGCTGCCGATGGTGATGGGCCCGAGCAGCTTCGCCCCGGCGCCGACGATCACATCATCGCCCAGCGTGGGGTGGCGTTTGCCGCTATTGAGGCTGGTGCCGCCGAGCGTGACTTCATGATAGAGCGTCACCCGCTCGCCGATGATGGCGGTTTCGCCAATCACCACACCCTGCCCGTGATCGATAAAGCAAAACGCCCCGATCACCGCCGCCGGATGGATCTCGACCCCCGTCATCAGCCGCGTGAACGCGGCAATGAGGCGCGCCACCAGCTTCAGGTTGCGCCGCCACAGGTAATGCGCCGCGCGGTGCGTCACCAGCGCGTGAAACCCCGGATAGGTCAGCGCCACCTCCAGCCG
It encodes the following:
- a CDS encoding Rrf2 family transcriptional regulator translates to MLVPSKKIFYAIEAVLYIAYNTKAGPVSGGDIAAAQALPTRYLEPMMQKLVRVGILKGVRGPQGGYILGRERRRISLADICDTLAEDADLPTGATAFGDKILRPTATELMARWREQLGTVTIATLCERATEQRIPTAHETANDFTI
- the cysK gene encoding cysteine synthase A; translation: MTSNAIDTLDGPRGRTYGSIIETIGHTPLVRLNRIAAEAGALATVFAKLEFFNPLSSIKDRIALSMIEAAENDGTLKPGSILVEPTSGNTGIALAFVCAAKGYKLILTMPESMSLERRKMLKFLGAELELTPAPKGMRGAIEKAEEIIASNPNAVMLQQFKNPANPAIHVTTGREIWEDTAGAVDVFIAGVGTGGSVTGVGKYLKEKKPGVRIIAIEPEDSPVLSGGNPGPHKIQGIGAGFVPDVLDRDVVDEVITISNATAFATAKAVARLDGIPAGISSGATIAAALEVAKRPEMAGKTIVTIVASPAERYISTDLFADL
- a CDS encoding HesA/MoeB/ThiF family protein: MRPDHQRRYARQIMLPEIGEAGQQRLLDARVLVIGAGGLGAALITYLAAAGVGHIGIIDDDRVELSNLPRQIIHETGDIGRLKVDSASDRIAELNPEMQVTTYPTQLTQENAAGIIGAYDLIADGCDNFATRFLVNATCMALGKPLVSAAIAGWAGQVMTIAPHLAAGTACYQCLVNPEAREANTCRESGVIGPLAGVIGSMQALEVIRTLLGAPALIGRMAIYDGKTARQRLVATTRDDRCPICAR
- a CDS encoding SH3 domain-containing protein, giving the protein MNRFALILALLLAMPALAAVEPSILNPSGLPVPRYVSLKSDDVNVRVGPGKRYPIRWVYKRAHLPVEIVEEFAHWRKIRDYQGTTGWVHKGMVDGKRSIMVMDKPQNLYADPEATANPIMRAAPLVIGDLKKCEPDWCQVEIQNRKAWIRKADIWGVSREEVFGD
- a CDS encoding DUF3147 family protein is translated as MYFLLKIVITALVVATVSELARRYSVFAALIASLPLTSILAMVWLYEDTHDVQKISALSSSIFWMVLPSLLFFLVLPLLLHHGVRFYPALLIACAIMAVGYAIFVAVKNLAA
- a CDS encoding nitronate monooxygenase translates to MTATAPNSFAAKLKPVMISGREVLPIVEGGKGVGASNGFSAGAFAAAGAVGTISAVNQLELNADGSVVPLVYHGVTRRERHEELVKNGIHAGIQHAKIAHEISGGKGRIHMNILWEMGGADRVMEGILEGAPGLIHGVTCGAGMPYRLSELAAKHNVYYHPIISSMRAFRALWKRSYSKYVELLGSVVYEDPWLAGGHNGLSNSEDPQRPEDPYPRVVELRRFMNEVGLHHVPIVMAGGAWHLKDWEHWLENPDIGLIAFQFGTRPLLTRESPIPEEWKNRLPTLKEGDVFLNHFSPTGFYSSAVNNPFIKELRARNERQIPFSMEQEGYRSEPFLLGPRKRPHYVTPEDLEKANQWVSLGYSDAMKTPDDTLMFVTPEKAAEIHTDQVDCMGCLTHCRFSNWKDHDDFTTGKKADPRSFCIQKTLQDIVRGGPIDHNLMFSGHNAYKFASDPFYSNGYVPSVGELVERIMTGA
- a CDS encoding iron-sulfur cluster assembly accessory protein; amino-acid sequence: MRTSTTGKAVQITDRAAEHIQALLSKRDKPSVGIKVGIRTRGCSGLSYTIEYADEIGKFDEVVEDKGVRVLIDPKAVMFLLGTQMDFVDDKFKSGFVFNNPNAKGTCGCGESFNV
- the iscU gene encoding Fe-S cluster assembly scaffold IscU, which gives rise to MAYSEKLVDHYENPRNVGSFDKNDDAVGTGLVGAPACGDVMKLQIRVNDAGVIEDARFKTFGCGSAIASSSLVTEWVKGKHVDEAMTIKNTQIAQELALPPVKIHCSVLAEDAIKAAIADYKTKHESDAAKAS
- a CDS encoding IscS subfamily cysteine desulfurase — translated: MTTKPAENDVKFPIFMDYQSTTPVDPRVLAVMMPYFTTKFGNPHSRSHAFGWEAEEACELARTQVARLIHADAKEIIFTSGATESNNIALKAVGAFYKTKKNHIITVVTEHKCVLDSARHMEMDGFEVTYLPVQSNGLVDLDVLKAAIKENTLMVSIMAVNNELGVIQPLAEIGKITRERGVFFHTDAAQAFGKIPLDVEAMNIDLMSISGHKIYAPKGVGALYVRRRPRIRLESLFSGGGQERGMRSGTLPVPMVVGLGEAARLAGLEMQEENARIRYLAGKFMKAVMDDVPDVFLNGDREQRIPGCINLSFAYIEGESMIMAIKNLAVSSGSACTSASLEPSYVLRAIGVGEELAHTSIRFGIGRFTTEAEIDEAIKIVTGSIEKLRAMSPLWEMVQEGIDISKIQWAEH
- a CDS encoding cysteine desulfurase family protein, which produces MIYLDYNATAPIRPSVLAAMEGLHGMPLNPSSVHSAGRHAKKLLEDARARIASALSAFPNEVMFVGSATEANTTVLRGFSDRALLVSAVEHASLTKTGALLGAATIAVDENGIVRLDLLEQQLVALGRPALVSVMLANNETGVIQPIADIARIAHAHGALLHCDAVQALGKIPLDWGLLAADMLTLCAHKAGGPVGTGALMIRSDLPIKPLMVGGKQELGRRAGTDNVPAIVGFAQLVSDVAHCPEAAQWLEWRQMLEQTIMAAAPDAVIFGASAERLPNTLAVSMPGVKSETQLMHFDLAGFAVSAGSACSSGRVAASGALLAMGVKPEIAETALRISWGWGTTRAQMDAFAAAWADAYARLAKAAA
- a CDS encoding Rrf2 family transcriptional regulator, which produces MILSTKGRYAVMAMVDLAIQPPGKPVGLAAIAGRQEIPLAYLEQIFARLKKAGLVQSVRGPGGGYMLAREPACLSVADIMLASEEPMKMTRCNGQKHEGCMAPKTRCLTHDLWEGLSAQISHYLETITLADVCGRKVQEKFPRAKSSAGLTMFAELMGQVTV
- the cysE gene encoding serine O-acetyltransferase, whose translation is MASLNDELKHILARDPAARTRLEVALTYPGFHALVTHRAAHYLWRRNLKLVARLIAAFTRLMTGVEIHPAAVIGAFCFIDHGQGVVIGETAIIGERVTLYHEVTLGGTSLNSGKRHPTLGDDVIVGAGAKLLGPITIGSRARIGANAVVVKDVEEGASMVGIPARVVEVKSDEGFTAYGTPVAGDNDPTVHDMVALQARVTQLEARLAQFGGAAQPPSATFDA